The following DNA comes from Bacteroidota bacterium.
TATGTTTCAGGCAAATCGAACTGATAGGTAGAGCGTAACTGATCGCCAAAAATCATTGCTCCGAACTGATGATCTCCAATTTTAGTATCATAACCTAAGGCAGCCTGAGCATAAAAGGTCTGAACAGTTGAGGTCATGCTAAATGAATTGGTCTGATCAGAAATAGTTCCGTAACGGGTATAAGAAGTATCCCCTGCAGCACGTATAGAAAGATCGTAAACCGGTTGTTGTGAATTCCTGGTTATTAAACTGGAAGAAGTTGAAGATGCATTTACCTTAAACTTAGCATAAAGCCCAGGCAGCCAATTGTCGAATTTATACTTCATATCCAGGTTAGCCATAAGGTCGCGGTTATTATCCAGTTTATATCCGGAGCCGGTGGTCAGCTGGTAAAGGTTTGAGGTATAATTTGAAGCTCCCCCAAAAGACCCATTAGGATTGAATACCGGGTATGCCAGATTCGGGGTGGAATAAAGCGAATTCAAAACAGTTGAAGTCCCTGCTCCGGGCTGGCATCCTTCCTGGATACGTCCAAACAACTGCAAGCCAACAGTAAAATCCTTTGTGATATCTACATCTACAGAGGAATTAATAAGATAACGCTCTAACTTCAGGTTGGTATTATAGTCAACAGCATCGGAAGTTTTAAACATGCCTTGCTGATTCAAATAACTAACCGAAACAGAATACCGGGCATTCTTAATACCCCCGCTTACATTCAGAGAGTACTTGGAAATAGGTGCATTGTCCTTTGTAATTGTTTTATACCAGTTTACATCAGGATAGAGATAAGGAGATAATCCATTGCGGAAGGAGGCAAAATCATCAGCAGAAAAAGCTTTCAATTTTCCATCATTTTGAAGAGCCTCGTTATACAAATAAGCATATTGGTATGAAGATAATGGCTTAGGAGTTTGGAGACGGTTCTGAACGCCGGTTTCAAATGTAAACGAAAGCTTGGGAGCTCCTACAACACCTTTTTTGGTAGTAACCTGCAATACACCTCTGGAACTCTTCTGACCCAGCATAATAGAGGACAAT
Coding sequences within:
- a CDS encoding TonB-dependent receptor plug domain-containing protein, which codes for MLKYCIKIFTIGTILVSLNVSTANAIYTSGKDTLTVAMSQRKGNGVVLDEFGRPLEGVKITTKDGKLLGNSNQNGEFNLGEVTPGQKIVLERNGYDSKIVVVNNSNALTVKLLDSYLKFPEKVSVLYDEKESKEVLGSVSSVYTRQLSTTPTPLYLNALTGRLSGFYTQEISGFRTAKTDAISQADLAGTLVNSATAYKSSNTDNTEMYFALRGQSPVTIVDGVQRDIYSIDPESIESITVLKDALSSIMLGQKSSRGVLQVTTKKGVVGAPKLSFTFETGVQNRLQTPKPLSSYQYAYLYNEALQNDGKLKAFSADDFASFRNGLSPYLYPDVNWYKTITKDNAPISKYSLNVSGGIKNARYSVSVSYLNQQGMFKTSDAVDYNTNLKLERYLINSSVDVDITKDFTVGLQLFGRIQEGCQPGAGTSTVLNSLYSTPNLAYPVFNPNGSFGGASNYTSNLYQLTTGSGYKLDNNRDLMANLDMKYKFDNWLPGLYAKFKVNASSTSSSLITRNSQQPVYDLSIRAAGDTSYTRYGTISDQTNSFSMTSTVQTFYAQAALGYDTKIGDHQFGAMIFGDQLRSTYQFDLPET